A portion of the Stella humosa genome contains these proteins:
- a CDS encoding carboxymuconolactone decarboxylase family protein — MKPIDHADATPEVQAVYDDIQQTRGVPDVNNFWKMAANHPATLRRTWDSLKEVMAPGAVDVLTKEMIFLAVSITNGCTYCIRSHEAAARKAGMSDAQHGELLAVVGMANETNRLANGYQVPVDAALLDR, encoded by the coding sequence ATGAAGCCGATCGACCATGCCGATGCCACGCCCGAGGTGCAGGCCGTCTATGACGACATCCAGCAGACCCGCGGCGTGCCCGACGTCAACAATTTCTGGAAGATGGCGGCCAACCACCCGGCCACCCTGCGCCGCACCTGGGACAGCCTGAAGGAGGTGATGGCGCCGGGCGCGGTCGACGTGCTGACCAAGGAGATGATCTTCCTGGCCGTCAGCATCACCAACGGCTGCACCTATTGCATCCGCTCGCACGAGGCGGCCGCCCGCAAGGCCGGGATGAGCGATGCCCAGCATGGCGAGCTGCTGGCAGTCGTCGGCATGGCGAACGAGACAAACCGCCTCGCGAACGGTTATCAGGTGCCGGTCGACGCGGCGCTGCTCGATCGCTAG
- a CDS encoding N-acyl-D-amino-acid deacylase family protein, with product MFDLLVRGGTLVDGTGAAGRTADVAVTDGRIVEVGRVSGVARRTVDADGLLVTPGFVDIHTHYDGQATWDSYLSPSSLHGVTTTVFGNCGVGFAPMRPESKDHLIRLMEGVEDIPGTVLSEGVPFNWESFPEYLDVLGGRSYAMDIGALMPHGVLRFYVMGERGFDHSQRPTESEAATMARLLEESLGAGAFGLSTSRTIKHKASDGTLTPSLSADEPELHALALAMKRAGRGVFEVNSDFGPGEFEILRSFCRVSGQPMSWLIVQVDRAPGLWRETMDQIHAARAEGHDVTAQVGCRPIGMLMGLETSINPFTGHPVWENALRGLHPTKRFGAIMADPALRRALVAEVPDTADARNMARMLERATLLTEPVDLEPDIANSVAAQARRQQRNPWELALDLMLSEGGHALLLYPFENYSAGNSDVIAEMLADEASVIGVADGGAHVGLICDASAPTYLLSYWARDRTRGRRFPLEYVVRKHTLDTARVYGLTDRGVIAPGMKADLNIIDFERLALRKTEVVHDLPAGGSRLLQKARGYRHTFVSGLETLRNDEYTGELPGRLMR from the coding sequence ATGTTCGATCTGCTCGTCCGCGGCGGCACCCTCGTCGACGGCACCGGTGCTGCCGGCCGCACGGCCGACGTGGCGGTGACCGACGGCCGCATCGTCGAGGTCGGGCGCGTGTCGGGCGTGGCGCGCCGCACGGTCGATGCCGACGGCCTGCTGGTGACGCCCGGCTTCGTCGACATCCACACCCACTATGACGGGCAGGCGACCTGGGATTCGTACCTGTCGCCGTCCTCGCTGCATGGGGTGACGACCACCGTCTTCGGCAATTGCGGCGTCGGCTTCGCGCCGATGCGGCCGGAGTCGAAGGACCACCTGATCCGGCTGATGGAGGGGGTCGAGGACATCCCGGGCACAGTCCTGTCCGAGGGCGTGCCCTTCAACTGGGAATCCTTCCCCGAATATCTCGACGTGCTGGGCGGACGTTCCTACGCCATGGACATCGGCGCGCTGATGCCGCACGGCGTGCTGCGCTTCTATGTCATGGGCGAGCGCGGGTTCGACCACAGCCAGCGCCCGACCGAGTCCGAGGCCGCGACCATGGCGCGCCTGCTGGAGGAATCGCTTGGGGCCGGCGCCTTCGGGCTCAGCACGTCGCGCACCATCAAGCACAAGGCGAGCGACGGCACGCTGACGCCCAGCCTGTCGGCCGACGAGCCGGAACTGCATGCCCTGGCGCTCGCCATGAAGCGCGCCGGGCGGGGCGTCTTCGAGGTCAATTCCGACTTCGGTCCCGGCGAGTTCGAGATCCTGCGCAGCTTCTGCCGGGTTTCCGGCCAGCCGATGTCGTGGCTGATCGTGCAGGTCGACCGGGCGCCCGGCCTTTGGCGCGAGACGATGGACCAGATCCATGCCGCCCGCGCCGAGGGCCACGACGTCACCGCCCAGGTCGGCTGCCGGCCGATCGGCATGCTGATGGGGCTGGAAACCTCGATCAACCCCTTCACCGGCCACCCGGTGTGGGAAAATGCCCTGCGCGGGCTCCATCCGACCAAGCGGTTTGGCGCCATCATGGCCGACCCCGCACTGCGCCGGGCACTGGTGGCCGAGGTGCCGGACACCGCCGACGCGCGCAACATGGCCCGCATGCTGGAGCGCGCGACCCTGCTGACCGAGCCCGTCGACCTGGAGCCCGATATCGCCAACAGCGTGGCGGCCCAGGCCCGCCGGCAGCAGCGCAACCCGTGGGAACTGGCGCTCGACCTGATGCTGTCCGAGGGCGGCCATGCCCTGCTGCTCTATCCGTTCGAGAACTACAGCGCCGGCAACTCCGATGTCATCGCCGAGATGCTGGCGGACGAGGCATCCGTGATCGGCGTGGCCGATGGCGGCGCCCATGTCGGCCTCATCTGCGACGCCAGCGCCCCCACCTACCTCTTGTCCTACTGGGCGCGCGACCGCACCCGCGGGCGGCGCTTCCCGCTCGAATACGTCGTCCGCAAGCACACCCTCGACACGGCGCGGGTCTATGGCCTGACCGACCGCGGCGTGATCGCACCCGGCATGAAGGCCGACCTCAACATCATCGACTTCGAGCGGCTGGCGCTACGCAAGACCGAGGTCGTGCACGACCTGCCGGCCGGCGGCTCGCGCCTGCTGCAGAAGGCGCGCGGCTATCGCCACACCTTCGTGTCCGGGCTGGAGACGCTGCGGAACGACGAATACACGGGCGAACTGCCCGGCCGGCTGATGCGCTAA
- a CDS encoding helix-turn-helix domain-containing protein produces MKSDAIKNASSLDVLRDAVERLRADGPAAVGTRVGAVLADRIRAAIESADNISINALADQLASFYRDLFAAVSPAARDAARGAPGQDDTAAAFLLGQAAFAHLLAARTFDRRADDRFLHTIRNKRYERYVRALQHQPLNGLRLGEIVREREETVSRKLAVLRQLGIVTARKEGTSVINILTPAALGVLEHFGIAPLAMSSTQTIEVKKAVNELHIELAPHLQRAPSFGDLANFSRRRVA; encoded by the coding sequence ATGAAAAGCGACGCGATCAAGAATGCATCAAGTCTCGACGTCCTTCGTGATGCTGTCGAGCGGCTGCGCGCCGATGGGCCGGCAGCTGTAGGCACTCGTGTAGGGGCTGTACTCGCTGATCGCATCCGCGCAGCGATTGAGTCTGCGGACAATATCTCAATTAACGCGCTAGCTGACCAGCTCGCCAGCTTCTACCGTGATCTCTTTGCAGCCGTGTCGCCTGCTGCGCGGGATGCAGCCCGGGGGGCTCCCGGACAAGATGATACCGCGGCCGCATTTCTCCTCGGCCAAGCCGCCTTCGCGCATCTCCTAGCAGCGCGCACGTTCGACCGGCGCGCCGATGATCGCTTTTTGCATACGATTCGCAACAAACGCTACGAACGCTACGTACGAGCCTTGCAGCACCAGCCGCTCAATGGTCTTCGTTTGGGCGAAATAGTCAGGGAGCGCGAAGAAACAGTAAGCCGCAAACTGGCCGTTCTACGCCAGCTCGGCATCGTTACGGCACGCAAAGAGGGTACATCGGTCATTAATATTCTGACACCAGCGGCTCTTGGTGTGCTCGAGCATTTTGGAATTGCTCCATTAGCAATGAGTAGTACACAGACAATTGAAGTTAAGAAAGCAGTGAACGAATTGCATATTGAACTTGCTCCGCATCTTCAGAGAGCTCCCTCCTTTGGTGATCTGGCGAATTTCTCCCGACGACGAGTCGCCTAA
- a CDS encoding KGGVGR-motif variant AAA ATPase, with protein sequence MALANVGFLAAMAGKRVLLMDWDLEAPGLAYYFRGMTDHADSRRIRTADGILDLFWIWTSGIRSAKSKTALDEHVRTFRSGALFDQCTRSLVSELRLPDGARLDFIGAGSPTIRAPDLVPYADALARFSWTDFFEQSAGGIMIEALRNWCRDSYDVILVDSRTGLADVAGICTMQLPDAVLLCFVLNRQNIEGISQVATAVKGSRGDAVQLRICPMRVSQDRPTEEADARARAHRHLQRAGLDLGAVEADMERIAIPVAGNVPFYETLAPFSASDPAHDVLTLAYQTLTETLTGVELYRPKIDSAWREQVRRRLEPKLTTVEYLKSLEHADPGRAREEIDRYLLGAIDADPAVELDRDYVEALVSAAFSIAALSWDSDSKDSEVEAKEVAKNAVDLLRRLNALSDGDWRLRLVDALEDLDVYFGSRDAGGRYAELDDILEAGPQDLEILQRRISLTLSEARSQAQGRSTQSLRMTDKARSLLDAMRELADADAAVLALAEGEIGDVRSAVLMKSNPSAARREALLALDALSKAAAGISASTISASLHLRIARVESAAADAERHLLEAAKIWPRSVVSDMPTYTWAVETLLNGPDFAAAALAFVNSVFGTTQRRVSARRPVRSSIPIMLDSQEAIRFATTTERLALAVSETRKGSAERALGALAEVSGQVLSRTLRRQLSRRSARSSASALIKNYAHLHDTLIAVGAPKGSLDLLSEVIISFDRPRSEDT encoded by the coding sequence ATGGCCCTCGCCAATGTAGGCTTTCTCGCGGCCATGGCGGGCAAGCGCGTCCTGCTTATGGACTGGGACCTTGAGGCTCCTGGTCTTGCTTATTATTTTCGTGGAATGACAGACCATGCGGATTCCCGACGTATCCGGACGGCCGATGGTATTCTGGATCTTTTTTGGATATGGACCAGCGGGATCCGCAGCGCCAAAAGTAAAACTGCGCTCGATGAGCATGTTAGGACGTTTCGCAGCGGTGCGCTATTCGACCAATGCACTCGCTCGCTCGTTTCTGAGTTGCGCCTGCCCGATGGAGCACGACTAGACTTCATAGGGGCTGGTTCTCCAACGATTAGAGCGCCCGACCTAGTGCCCTATGCCGATGCCTTAGCCCGGTTCAGTTGGACCGACTTCTTTGAGCAAAGCGCGGGCGGCATCATGATCGAAGCGCTGCGAAACTGGTGTCGTGACAGTTACGACGTGATTCTCGTCGACAGCCGCACCGGTCTCGCAGATGTTGCTGGCATCTGCACGATGCAGCTTCCGGATGCTGTCTTGCTTTGCTTCGTTCTAAATCGGCAAAATATTGAAGGAATTTCCCAAGTCGCCACAGCAGTGAAGGGTAGTCGAGGCGACGCCGTACAATTGCGTATCTGCCCAATGCGTGTATCCCAGGATCGTCCTACGGAGGAAGCTGACGCGCGCGCTCGGGCACACCGGCACCTTCAGCGTGCCGGGCTAGATCTCGGCGCAGTCGAAGCCGATATGGAACGTATTGCCATACCGGTGGCTGGAAATGTGCCATTCTACGAGACGTTAGCTCCATTTTCCGCCAGTGACCCGGCGCACGACGTTCTGACGCTCGCCTATCAAACTCTAACCGAGACCTTGACTGGGGTCGAGCTCTACCGTCCCAAAATCGACTCTGCTTGGCGCGAGCAAGTACGCCGTCGGCTGGAGCCCAAGCTTACCACTGTCGAATATCTAAAGAGCCTTGAGCACGCTGACCCAGGACGTGCTCGCGAGGAAATTGACCGGTACCTCTTGGGTGCAATTGACGCCGATCCAGCGGTCGAACTGGACCGTGATTACGTAGAGGCATTGGTCAGCGCCGCCTTTTCCATTGCCGCACTTTCCTGGGATTCTGACTCGAAGGATTCTGAGGTCGAAGCCAAGGAAGTCGCAAAGAACGCAGTTGATCTGCTGCGCCGACTCAACGCTTTAAGCGACGGTGACTGGCGGCTCCGCCTCGTTGACGCACTTGAGGATCTCGATGTCTATTTCGGTAGCCGCGATGCTGGCGGGCGCTATGCCGAGCTCGACGACATTCTCGAAGCGGGCCCACAAGACCTCGAAATTCTCCAGCGCCGAATTAGCCTCACCCTCAGCGAGGCGCGCAGCCAGGCACAAGGGCGGTCGACCCAATCTCTACGAATGACTGACAAGGCCCGAAGTCTGCTCGACGCTATGCGCGAGCTAGCCGACGCCGACGCTGCAGTGCTCGCACTCGCTGAAGGAGAGATAGGCGATGTGCGATCTGCCGTTCTCATGAAGAGCAATCCGAGTGCGGCCCGCCGTGAGGCGCTGCTAGCGCTCGACGCTCTGTCCAAAGCGGCTGCGGGTATATCCGCAAGCACCATATCAGCAAGCCTACATCTGCGAATTGCCCGTGTGGAGAGCGCGGCCGCTGACGCCGAGCGCCATCTTCTTGAAGCGGCGAAAATCTGGCCGCGCTCTGTGGTTAGCGATATGCCGACCTACACTTGGGCAGTCGAGACCCTCCTCAACGGCCCAGATTTCGCGGCGGCCGCGCTTGCTTTCGTCAATTCCGTGTTTGGAACCACGCAGCGCCGAGTATCCGCACGCCGCCCCGTGCGTTCGTCTATCCCGATCATGCTCGACTCCCAGGAGGCTATTCGCTTCGCCACCACTACCGAACGGCTGGCACTTGCGGTTAGCGAAACGCGAAAAGGGAGCGCAGAAAGGGCCCTCGGCGCGCTTGCCGAAGTATCGGGGCAGGTACTCAGCCGGACCCTTCGCCGGCAGCTCTCCCGTCGTTCAGCGCGATCGTCTGCATCTGCACTAATTAAAAATTACGCCCATCTCCACGATACTCTGATTGCGGTTGGCGCCCCGAAGGGATCGCTCGATCTCCTATCTGAGGTCATCATCAGCTTTGACAGGCCTCGGTCCGAGGACACCTGA
- a CDS encoding ferredoxin reductase family protein has product MTVARPAAERAATPGNGATRRPGRIATVSPGWWVVLGALLVTTGLWAVGRAGMADDGPLWPWRGPGMLVAAWAITLLAVILLATARSRMIEPMFGGLDRAVRLHRRLGPIAVSLIVAHVAFYIPPTIQMGASIGDLVVPFWSPDARTFDAIVLYALLAWTALAYTRRLRYEGWLSLHGFMGPIFLGASAHSLLEGSTILAFEPLRFWMWLLVLVGMASWAYRVVFHRWLAPRFRYKVERVEPRSGDTIDLVLRPRDRRMIYEPGTFVFIRRPGDAATGGELHPFSISSSPAERNLRLSVRMLGDFTRSLASLPAGEPIEVFGPFGSFTPHRYAGYRRLVCLGAGIGITPFLGMLRFEMTNDDFRRIWLWYVVRDAENAPYDAEIRDGVLKADSWIDYDLWITPDRGRLTAAQVMAAVHPLDDYAVMLCGRPEFVGDMVRQFLAAGLPRERLIWEDFRFN; this is encoded by the coding sequence ATGACGGTCGCCAGACCGGCGGCCGAACGCGCCGCCACGCCAGGGAACGGGGCCACACGCCGGCCCGGCCGAATCGCCACCGTGTCGCCCGGCTGGTGGGTGGTGCTGGGGGCGCTGCTGGTCACCACCGGCCTGTGGGCGGTGGGCCGCGCCGGCATGGCCGACGACGGCCCGCTGTGGCCCTGGCGCGGCCCCGGCATGCTGGTCGCCGCCTGGGCGATCACGCTGCTGGCCGTCATCCTGCTGGCGACGGCGCGCAGCCGCATGATCGAGCCGATGTTCGGCGGGCTGGACCGCGCGGTGCGCCTGCACCGTCGCCTCGGGCCGATCGCGGTCTCGCTCATCGTCGCCCATGTCGCCTTCTACATCCCGCCCACCATCCAGATGGGCGCGTCGATCGGCGATCTGGTGGTGCCGTTCTGGTCGCCCGACGCGCGCACCTTCGATGCCATCGTCCTCTACGCCCTGCTGGCCTGGACGGCGCTCGCCTACACCAGGCGCCTGCGCTACGAGGGCTGGCTGTCGCTCCATGGCTTCATGGGGCCGATCTTCCTCGGCGCGTCGGCCCATTCGCTGCTCGAAGGCTCCACCATCCTCGCCTTCGAGCCGCTGCGCTTCTGGATGTGGCTGCTGGTCCTGGTGGGGATGGCAAGCTGGGCCTATCGCGTCGTCTTCCATCGCTGGCTGGCGCCGCGCTTCCGCTACAAGGTTGAGCGTGTCGAGCCGCGATCGGGCGACACCATCGACCTGGTGCTGCGTCCGCGCGACCGGCGGATGATCTATGAGCCCGGCACCTTCGTCTTCATCCGCCGCCCGGGCGACGCTGCGACCGGGGGCGAGCTGCACCCGTTCTCGATCTCGTCCTCGCCGGCCGAGCGCAACCTGCGGCTGTCGGTACGCATGCTGGGCGACTTCACCCGGTCGCTGGCGAGCCTGCCGGCGGGGGAGCCGATCGAGGTCTTCGGCCCCTTCGGCAGCTTCACCCCGCACCGCTATGCGGGATATCGCCGGCTGGTCTGCCTGGGCGCCGGCATCGGCATCACGCCCTTCCTCGGCATGCTGCGCTTCGAGATGACCAACGACGACTTCCGCCGCATCTGGCTGTGGTACGTCGTGCGCGACGCCGAAAATGCCCCCTACGACGCCGAGATCCGCGACGGCGTGCTGAAGGCGGACTCCTGGATCGACTACGACCTGTGGATCACGCCGGACCGCGGCCGGCTGACGGCGGCCCAGGTGATGGCCGCCGTTCACCCGCTCGACGACTATGCCGTCATGCTGTGTGGCCGGCCGGAGTTCGTGGGCGACATGGTCCGGCAGTTCCTGGCCGCCGGCCTGCCGCGCGAGCGGCTGATCTGGGAGGATTTCCGGTTCAATTGA
- a CDS encoding ABC transporter ATP-binding protein, with translation MTTLLSIRDLHVRFEGRDRTVHAVNGINFDLAAGEVLGILGESGSGKSVTLRAILGLLPPRRTRYQGQILFEGKELLGLPDAAFSRLRGKSISMIFQEPATSFDPVYTVGRQIAETIIRHEGVGEAAAMARAKELLELVRIPSAAERLRAYPHEMSGGMRQRAMIALALACRPKLLLADEPTTALDATVQIQVLLLLAQLQKDLGLGVIFVTHDVGVAVEVSSRLAVMYAGRVVETGPLADIVRRPVHPYTQGLLASTVHGSMRGRRLDAIPGAPPALATAPVGCSFAPRCRHAQAECDQPPPEHRFGSGRMARCVLAAERAAA, from the coding sequence ATGACCACGCTGCTGTCGATCCGCGACCTGCATGTCCGCTTCGAAGGGCGCGACCGCACCGTCCATGCCGTGAACGGCATCAATTTCGACCTGGCGGCGGGCGAGGTGCTGGGCATCCTCGGCGAGTCCGGATCGGGCAAGAGCGTCACCCTGCGGGCCATCCTGGGCCTGCTGCCGCCGCGGCGCACGCGCTACCAGGGCCAGATCCTGTTCGAGGGCAAGGAACTGCTGGGCCTGCCCGACGCGGCCTTCTCGCGCCTGCGTGGCAAGAGCATCTCGATGATCTTCCAGGAGCCGGCGACCAGCTTCGACCCGGTCTATACCGTCGGCCGCCAGATCGCCGAGACGATCATCCGCCACGAGGGCGTCGGCGAGGCGGCCGCCATGGCGCGCGCCAAGGAACTGCTGGAGCTGGTGCGCATTCCATCGGCGGCGGAGCGCCTGCGCGCCTATCCGCACGAGATGTCGGGGGGCATGCGCCAGCGGGCGATGATCGCGCTGGCGCTCGCCTGCCGACCCAAGCTGCTGCTGGCCGACGAGCCGACGACGGCACTCGACGCCACGGTGCAGATCCAGGTCCTGCTGCTGCTGGCGCAGTTGCAGAAGGACCTCGGGCTGGGGGTGATCTTCGTTACCCACGATGTCGGCGTGGCGGTCGAGGTGTCGTCGCGCCTGGCGGTCATGTATGCCGGCCGGGTGGTGGAGACGGGGCCGCTGGCCGACATCGTCCGCCGGCCGGTCCACCCCTACACGCAAGGGCTGCTTGCCTCGACCGTGCATGGGTCGATGCGCGGGCGCCGGCTGGATGCCATCCCGGGTGCCCCGCCAGCGCTGGCGACCGCGCCGGTCGGCTGTTCCTTCGCGCCGCGCTGCCGCCATGCCCAGGCCGAATGCGACCAGCCGCCGCCCGAGCACCGCTTCGGCAGCGGCCGGATGGCGCGCTGCGTCCTGGCGGCGGAGCGTGCGGCGGCGTGA
- a CDS encoding helix-turn-helix transcriptional regulator, producing the protein MTKLANRAYSRYAGDAGVLLGQLIRRARLERNMTAAELAERAGLSRGLVQRIEKGDPGCAIGAVFETAAIVGVRLFDTDQAGLAATIDTNRTILALMPRSVRAPRIEADDDF; encoded by the coding sequence ATGACGAAGCTCGCGAACCGCGCCTATTCCCGCTACGCCGGTGACGCCGGAGTGTTGCTGGGCCAGTTGATCCGCCGGGCCCGGCTCGAGCGGAATATGACGGCTGCGGAACTGGCCGAGCGCGCGGGCCTTTCGAGAGGCCTGGTCCAGCGCATCGAGAAGGGCGATCCGGGCTGTGCCATCGGGGCCGTCTTCGAGACGGCCGCCATCGTGGGCGTGCGCCTGTTCGACACAGACCAGGCCGGACTGGCGGCGACCATCGATACCAACCGGACGATCCTCGCCCTGATGCCGCGCTCCGTACGCGCCCCGCGGATCGAGGCCGATGACGATTTCTGA
- a CDS encoding ABC transporter ATP-binding protein, giving the protein MRKVEDRGGPAQPLLIVSGLRKHFPLKKPMLASGPRPVVRAVDDVSFTLPKGGTLGVVGESGCGKSTTARLLMHLVEPDAGDIIFDGEAVGAHDGLSVRAMRRQMQMVFQDSYASLNPRLTILETIAFGPVSHGAAPKAARAQAADLLARVGLDPVQFQRRYPHELSGGQRQRVNIARALALGPRLLILDEAVSALDKSVEAQVLNLLAELKEQFDLTYLFISHDLNVVHYISDEVMVMYLGKVVEIGPVEVIYGDARHPYTRALLASRPSMDPDLKTREAPIVGDPPNPINPPSGCRFRTRCTFAEDVCARVEPPLVDGAGAGHLVACHMNDPASGHGRARLAA; this is encoded by the coding sequence ATGCGAAAGGTCGAGGACCGGGGCGGACCGGCGCAACCGCTGCTGATCGTCAGCGGCCTGCGCAAGCATTTCCCCCTGAAGAAACCGATGCTGGCCAGCGGCCCGCGGCCGGTGGTGCGCGCGGTCGACGACGTGTCCTTCACCCTGCCCAAGGGCGGCACGCTGGGGGTGGTGGGCGAAAGCGGCTGCGGCAAGTCGACCACCGCCCGGCTGCTGATGCACCTGGTGGAGCCCGATGCCGGCGACATCATCTTCGACGGCGAGGCGGTCGGCGCCCATGACGGCCTGTCGGTGCGGGCCATGCGCCGGCAGATGCAGATGGTCTTCCAGGACAGCTACGCCTCGCTCAACCCGCGCCTGACCATCCTGGAGACGATCGCCTTCGGCCCGGTCTCGCATGGGGCGGCACCCAAGGCCGCCCGCGCCCAGGCGGCCGACCTTCTGGCGCGCGTCGGCCTCGACCCCGTGCAGTTCCAGCGGCGCTATCCGCACGAGCTCTCGGGCGGCCAGCGCCAGCGGGTGAACATCGCCCGCGCGCTGGCCCTGGGGCCGCGCCTGCTCATCCTCGACGAGGCGGTCTCGGCCCTCGACAAGTCGGTCGAGGCGCAGGTGCTGAACCTGCTGGCCGAGCTGAAGGAACAGTTCGACCTGACCTACCTCTTCATCAGCCATGACCTGAACGTCGTCCACTACATCAGCGACGAGGTGATGGTGATGTATCTGGGCAAGGTGGTGGAGATCGGGCCGGTCGAGGTGATCTATGGCGATGCCCGCCACCCCTACACGCGCGCGCTCCTGGCGTCCCGCCCCTCCATGGACCCGGACCTGAAGACGCGCGAGGCACCGATCGTGGGCGACCCGCCGAACCCGATCAACCCGCCGTCCGGCTGCCGCTTCCGCACCCGCTGCACCTTTGCCGAGGATGTGTGCGCCAGGGTCGAGCCACCGCTGGTGGACGGCGCCGGCGCCGGCCATCTGGTCGCCTGCCACATGAACGACCCGGCGTCCGGCCACGGCCGCGCCCGGCTCGCGGCCTGA